The following DNA comes from Pleuronectes platessa chromosome 9, fPlePla1.1, whole genome shotgun sequence.
GGTTCCTAAAAGATGTGTCAACGATTGCATTTCCTACACAGAGCAAACATGTCAACGTCTTAATTAGAAATAAGCTTTGGCTTGTTTCCAACTCAAATCAGAACCTCATGAGTGGCATTAATTCATTTgcactcgtctctctctctctctgcctctagATGGTAAGTGAGAAAGTCGGAGGAGCAGAAGGAACTAAACTAGATGAAGACTTCAGAGACTTGGAACGGGTAAGAGAGGCATCTGTCTGTGGTCTTAAAGAAGAAACGTCTTTAATCAAAGCTGTGAGCCAAATTGTTTCCCTCAGTACACAAACATGCTGGTGTTTTTTGTGGGACTTCTTGATATGTGCAACTAATTTAAAGCATCATGTCTTCCGTGGTTGGTGAAGCAAATTTCCTGACCTCAGCGGTTATGAAGAAATTGTGTGGATGCCATTGAAAACTAATGCCATTAAATACCTGAAACGTTTAGAGTTAAGAAGATATGATCAGCTGCTTAAAATGAAATCAGTGAGTTACTCAATAAATGGTACATGTCTTTTGTCTAAAAATGCCCAAATTCACTGATGCCAACATTTAGTCTTCTAATATAGTTAGTTAAATATTTGGACAAAAGAAACCAACTAATTATAAGATTTAAACTCTGCACTGGAGCCCAGGTTTGGTGACCTAGGGTGCACCACGTTTATGAAGGCCTGGGTCCTCCTGCATCATCTGCAGGTTCGGTTTGAACCCGGCCCCAGCTGTGTGTCTTCCCAACTCTCTCCCCATTTCACAGTAGCGCTGTCCTATCCAGAAAAATTGCTttagaaaataaagagaaataaaataacacactgatgtgtattaaaaaaattccTTAAAGTGCATGCATACACCTTTGATCAGAAAACCTCAAGTGATGAACAGCTCCTTTGCCTGTCAGTATTCTTGTTAGTTCTTTAACCACAGTAGTTGTATTCATGTCatgttatgtatgtatgtgtgtgtgtgtgtgtgtgtgttgtgttatgtaGAAAGTAGATGTGACCAGTAAAGCAGTAGTGGAGGTCATCTCCAAAACATCAGAGTACCTTCAGCCCAACCCAGGTGAGCACAATATCTGTTTACATGCCGGAACATTCATTTAAATGGTTTAATCTATgtcattaacatttttataaacttaCTCCCCCAGCATCTCGGGCCAAACTGTCCATGTTGAACACCATGTCAAAGATCCGTGGGCAGGTGAAGAACCCAGGTTATCCTCAGGCTGAGGGGTTGTTAGGAGAGTGTATGGGCAAATATGGACGGGAGCTGGGAGAGGAAACAAACTTTGGTAAGATGTTTGTGAACATGTGGTCTGGTGTAGCTATGATTACTTTAAATGCTTTAAACTGTAAATGCACTAATGTCACTGAGTCTTtaatctctgtctgtgtggttAAGGCGGAGCACTAGTAGACGTAGGAGAGGCCATGAAGAGAATGGCAGAAGTCAAAGACTCTCTAGACATCGATGTTAAGCAGAACTTCATTGATCCGTTGCAAGGGCTCTGTGACAAAGACCTCAGAGAGATACAGGTAGCTGAAACACTCACCACCTGTTATACGATAGGGAAACCCACTAATGGTCTGATGTGAAAAGAAATCAGAAAAACCTTCCTTTATCATTCCATTCTGATTTCTTCAGCACCACCTCAAGAAGCTTGAGGGTCGTCGCCTGGACTATGACTACAAGAAAAAGCGCCAGGGCAAGATCCCAGATGAGGAGGTCCGACAGGCCCTGGAGAAGTTTCACGAGTCAAAGGAAGTGGCCGAGACCAGCATGTACAACTTGTTGGAGACTGATGTGAGGATTTATTTGTTACTGTTAAGTGTGTGGTGTAGTAGTGTTTATCCTTGTGGCATCATTTCAAGACCAGTTCCTCTAAGACATCAGATATCTTCTTATAGATATATTTAACATAACTCCTTTTCAGACATTACCTACCGgtaaaatccagagaattggCCCTGGAGTTTACCtgtagtttgcctttcacacgtgcacaacacagcgggggCTTCTCTGCACAGAGGTGTTcaaaacagcatcaaatcctctgcattattcaggcgagaggtggagcagccgggtgcaacAGAAAGAGGCAGAAAGCGACATATTGCCTCCACTGCCGAGATGATGTCTTTATGTTGACACTgtcgtcagctcttatcaccacaaactctctggacatcttcatctgtcggaagaagagaaaagagagaacacagagaCTTGTGAGGCGGCTCTGGTAAATCttgctccgcctcctcctgatTAAATTCTACTGTAGAAACTTGCACATTTGCTTTCAAACatgagtccagtgcatgtctgaaagctatAGGGACATAGGTGACATCTACCTACTTTGAACAAATCAACAAATATAGTCTAAAAATACTGAATCTGAAGTTTCATTATGCAATTTTAAGATAAAGTCCCATATATGTAGCTAATATGAAGCTCGTAATAAGAGGCATTTAAAGGCCAATTATTCTCAGCCTAGACCTTCGAGTTATATTTATTGCTACGACTATCATATCAAACATTTGATCCCTTGCTTCCCTGTAGAGCTTTCCTGATATTTTGTTGTGGAAGGCCTCTGTCGAATGCACACCCACATGACAAATACACAGCTACAGTTTCACGTGTAAAGATCAGTGAAACACACCCATTCAGCACAAACAGCACGGGCACTGCAGATACGCAGTATTTAAATAGCTGTAGTTGAACAGCTATAACATTGAATCACTCATTGGTTTCAGCAGTGAGatcttttgtttgctttgtacATGAGAGCCAGTGAACACGCCTCCAGGTGAGGGAGCACAGGAGCACAGAACAGCTGAGATCATTCTCTCAGGTGCCAGTTCATTACTGTTGGTACAACTACAGTGTGGATCCTTGACCCCAGCACGCCGGGACCTGTTCTGACAATAACTTTCAGTTTCGGTCACGTTGGCTCAGCTATCTACTGTACTTGACTTTTTATTTAGTCTGCATGTACCTGTAATCTGAAAAAAGATCAGGTTGGGTTTATACACTTTAAGTACTGAATATTTTTGGCTTAAGTTTGGaacagtgggaggaaatggagatgcagcttctatctttatttatagtctgTGGTGGAAACTGTTATAGAGAAGAATTGATTCAACACTCTGACCACTTTGGCGGCTGTAGTCTGTGGTGCTGTTGAACTGTTTTACATTGTACAGAGAAGCATTTAGTTATTTTGGCTGACATTTATTAGACTGCACGTTTTTTATCTAGTGTAACCTATTGAAGTGCGCCTGTACATCTAaactgatttgtgtgtttttgttacacAACAGTTCAGCAGGGGATTAGTAAAATTGAGGGAAAGTTGCCAATGTGAATATGACTACTACTACCAAGAGGAAGTCAGCCTGTTCCATGTTTCCTGTTTTCACTCTGTAGGCTCTGCCTCCTTCATTTTGTTTCCAATAACTGCCACATATGGGTAAATTTGAGTGAGAAAGATTTTTGACTGTGCAAACAGAAGTTGGATCAAATAaccctaattaagtattatctTGAGATGAGGTTAAATGCTCAAAAAAGCATAGCAGAGCATGGGTTCTGATTATTCTGTGAAACAAATGTTCACATTATTTATTACACATGAacttaataatgataatgtctCTTGAAGGTGCAGTGTTATCTGAATTATTTGGGACAGTTTATCCTATGGAATTGGTAACACAGCATATGATTAAGCATTGATTGtcttacataaatatatatatatatgtgtgtgtgtatgtttgtgtagatCGAGCAGGTGAGCCAGCTCTCGTCTCTGGTGGAGTCTCAGCTGCAGTACCACAGACAGGCTGTTCAGGTGCTTGATGAGCTTTCTGACAAACTCCGTGAAAGGTGCAGTAATAAAAACTCGACAAATACCAACATATTGTACGGTGCAGCTCGGagctttgtatttattattcaaGATGCAAGTCTCATTTccatttatccttttttttttttaacaggatGAATGAGGCTCAGTCTCAACCGAGACGGGAATACACACCTAAACCCAAACCTATCTATGACTTTGGAGAAGACAACCATTCAAACGGCGGATACTCAACATCGATGGCCCCTCCATCCTCATGTAATTCAggtaagaaaaaactgaaaggctctaaaaacaaatacaaattaaaaaaattattgtagACTCATAACATTTTGTAATTTTAACCAATGCTTCTGTAAAATAGCATGTAACTAACCATGAAAgttaaaatgatgaagtggCTGAGTGTACAGTTGGTGtcagagaacaacacaaagaaCAGTGGAAACTTTGTCcggcattttttgttttcaccctgACACTCACTCTTTCTAAGTCACACAAAAGAACTACACAGGATATGTGCAGAAGAGCTGCCACATAACCACAACAAAACTCAGctgtttctacacacacactcaaaatgcACCAAGCGAAGTAACACACTCTTTCTTAAAAATCTGTCAGAAACTAAATTGTAAAAACAATTGATTGTTGAAGATCTGCAACCACTGTGCACAAACATGTCAAAAACATTCAGCACACATGTGTTTATCTTTCTCCAGTTTGAGGTTTTTTCAAGTGCTGGCATGCTCTGAATGTTTGACTCTCAACTGCTCTCAGTTGTTGACCATGAGAaaatggatgtgtgtgtctgtgtgagggggAGGGGTTCCcgttagtgagtgagtgagtgagtgtgtgagtgtttgtgtgtcctgtcCTGTCATCTCAATGGCCTTTCTCCAACTGACCCTGTTCCTTTTTCCCGTGACATCATCAGAGCCGTCTTTTCACTCGGCTAGATTGTCCTCTCGCAAACCCAGATTGTGTGAGTCCCAGATTGTGTGGGCCATTTTTTCTCTGTCACACTTTCAGTCATGGTCTTGaaacagtctgtgtttgtgcagcttgtggcGTGAGACGTATGAAGTTCGCTAGAAGCTTCCGCTCACTGGCTCGGCACAAAATTGGTTGTTGATTGTGCATGTGTAGTTAAacagcgttgtgtgtgtgtttgtgaaattgTATGAAATCCACATCTTGTGCTGTTGATACTGTAACCTGACTTAACTGACAAGTATTAACAGCTCTACAGTGACTGGTTCTGGCcgtatttaattttaatatttatttacacaaaagaaaaatcaagattctctttatttattatacTGTAACATACATTCTTCTGTTTAGGGGTAACTTTTACATTAAGGGGAGACTAatcataaataatgaaatacaaaattTGTGTACCCTGTGCTGGACCAAAGAAGAATAATTATTAGTTCAAGTATGCGCTGCATCATTAGCTGATACCTGGTTAGCTTTGTGTTAAACTAATGTCTTTCTTGCCAGGCTGCTAGCTCATTAATGACCTGACTGATTTGCAAGCTTGGTCTTATATTTCAGTGCTtgtgctatttaaaaaaaaaaaaaaaaaaaaaaaaaaaaaaaaaaaaaagggtcttAAATCTTAATCTTATATAAAACTTGTATATATCTGTAGACACCCTGTTTTTTCATGTCTCACAATTTGCACATTATATAAACTGATTGTTTTAGCAACTGAAGAGTCTCTCATAATACAACCTATCTTTGGAGTAATGTCTCCAATAATACAAAGTGGTTAAGTAAATTTTTTCTGGCTTTATAAATGAACATAGTAAGGAGAAGAGCACAGAGAATGAGACCAGCACTTTGCCGTTCGCTCGCCTACCCAGCAGCCTGTGGGGTTGACTTGACACAATGAGAAAATTGTTTGGCGAAAGAAAAAAGGCCAGTTTGTGTTGGGAGCCTCATTCTCCTCCACTGAACTGTGAGAAGTAACAGAGGAGCAGATAGAACGAATAGAAGAAAAGTCCCACACAAACCTGGTTTCATAGGATGTGGTTGTGGATCTGCCTTAACTAATACTAATGTTTTTACTTGTgtataaaaccatgtgacttTTGATAGGCTGCTTTGGCTCTTAACTGTGTGAACTTATCCTGAATCCTTCCACCTCTCTTTCCATCATGTTCTTATTTTCTCTCCTTGCTTGTTGTTTCCTCAGCACCGGAGCAGCCGAGCTGTAAGGCGCTGTACGACTTTGATCCGGAGAACGAGGGCGAGCTGGGCTTCCGCGAGGGCGACATCATAACCCTGACCAATCAGATCGACGAAAACTGGTACGAGGGCATGCTGAACAGCCAGTCGGGGTTCTTCCCCCTCAACTATGTCGACGTCCTCATCCCGTTGCCACACTAATacaaagagagcgagagagctgagaggagaccggtggagatggagagagcaaGTAGAAAtagcagagagggaggaaagtcAAGCCAAGGGAAGATCATTTTCACCTTCAGCACCAGTGACCACAGACGAGCACTTTTTGTCATCTTGTTCTGGGGGAAGCTGGTTCCATTTCAGAGTCCAGAGAAGAATTTCAACCCGTTTCACCCAAAGGTAAAAGGATTTAGAGATGGACAAGACACGTCATCACTTTTTATCCCATAGTAGGAAATATTTACTGATGAAACATTTCTAAGCAatacttttttaattaactaCAAATTACTGATATGATAAAGAAAATTGTGTTGAATCTGATGACTGGAATGATGCATTTATATTATTGTCTTTGTGCAACTGCAGTCTGTTTGAAACTCAGGTTGGTCACCAGTGTAAAAGTCCGTTTTCAGACTGGAGAGGCCCACTCCAACCTCACAGCTGATTAATATGTTTGATGTAACCTGACTGAAACTCATTCACATTTCAAAATTGAGAAACGATTATCTTGTCTTTAAGGAGATTTGGCCAGCGGCTCATGCTGCCTCCTGTTGGCGTGACTTAGAATTACTTTCACATAAACTAAAATGTGACTGCACATGAACATAAATGTAGTTCTACCTGCATctataaaaagaaaactttcCTATTTTTAACGAGAAAGATGAGTCTAAATGTATCTCAGATTTGTGAGTCCGACAGTTTCCAGGTTGTGTTAATGCTCGTTTTCTCACCTGTGCATTGATGATGCTACAGTAGCGTCACATCACAACAGGTTATTTTCGTATCATTTCAGTATTTGATTTGAGGTTAGTCTCAGTTTACCACAGTAGTTTTTAAGAGTAGACCGACCGATTATGTGAGAAAACGTACTTGCACCTTGGTCCTCAGATGagattgatgtgtgtgtgacagacttaCCTTGCCGTTATACAATGACCCAAAGTTTTAATGCAGACCTTGCACCTTTTTGTCACTTAAGGCGAGCGTGTGTAGAATGATTAGCCGTTCGTCTGCTATTCTTTTTGATAGAAAAGACAGAGCCAAAAAGTCTCTATAAAATGTTATAGTAACCTATCGCCTAGTGCGCTCGGATATTCTCAAGCAGCCATTTATTCATGTAGTGTTGGGTCTGTTTGTGTTATCATGTTACGCCTTTTGTCTTTTGAGCCCTGTTGTAGGCACCTGTTTACTCCCTGCAGTGCCTGATTAGACGACGCTGCTGGCAGCGACTCTCTCACTGAGATTCTTCAACGATTGTCCCTCTGTTTCTATCTGCCCTCATGTGTTTGAGAATGTGAACCTTGTTTCTGCTTTGAAGCCGTGTGCGACCCCTGTTATTCTGATCACTGACGActgctttgatttatttgttagTGTAATGGGCTGATTCAGACTGGTGTTTTAATCTATTAAGACAAGGCTGGTTTCTTGTTTTGGATCGAGTCACAGTCGGCACAAGCCGCATGTGGAGTCTAGTACACTGTACTGTATGAGGGAAACACCTGGAGTGAAAGGGAAAACATCAAGGGAAAAATGATAATTGGTATAATTTGGAGAACCCTTGTTACCAATTCATCTTTACCAAACATGTCTAATCAGTCCGATTGTCTTCAGGGGTAGttttaatgaatgaaaaataCTATTTGAATGTGTCTGCTACATTCCCCctgttatttgtgtttgtcccTCACTCCACGCTGCCAGACGTTAGTTTGGTCCTCATCTACACATGTTTACATCTCTGATCGTACAACATTTCATTGCTTGTATCAAGTTCAGGGCAAAGTTAAAAGACTGTAGGAGGTGCTGCCTGGGTCACActgtaataaaaaacaagtcctTGTTAGCTTTGTGTGAGTGCCTTTGGAAAAGAAAGGAGGGAAAATACCGCAACTAATACAGCAACCAAAACCTAACCTAGCTACTTAAAAAGACAATGgttgagtttcttttttttttcttctacttttggttttatttgtagCCATTGGCACTTTTCCTGTGTAAAGTTGAAatgcatgtgtgcacatgtCTTGCACATTTATGACACTACAGCAGTTTCCTGAACATGTTGTGTTGAGATAATGTGACGTTTTGTCCACAAACCACCAGTGGAAACAGCATCCGTGTAGTTTAAAccttgtgtgaaaaaaaaaatatcccactgatttctttttttttaaagggctaTGCATTTGTTTGATCTGTCTTAAATACTCTTTTGAACAGTGTAAAATCACTCTGGCTCTCTatagtattatttttttatatataagacCGTTAAAACGTTTTAAATTAATCTCTGCATGTAGTCCTATGTTACACCTTGTAAGTGTATGTCTTAGATTTCAGTTTCCCTTTTACGTGAGTACAGAATTTAACCGCaatattttgtcttttattatCAAAGTATTTGTAcgtgcctcccccccccccccccccccaactccacCCATTCTtacaataaacaaaaaggaaaaatgtgttgtgtttgatcAATGTTGAGGTCGTCTGACATCAAATCATGGCTTTGAAAATCCATTCAACTCACTAGAgcacctaaaaaataaaaaactataatTACTGCCCCATGGTTTTTATGCCTCTGACTACCAGTGCAGTTCAGTATCCATTCTTCCAGACTCATGATGTCACATTGACATTTAACCAATGAAATCGAACCGAGTGACAACTGATCGAAATTCAATGACAGTCCCTAAAAGTAAACTTGAGATTTTTTTAAGAGGCTATAAACATGATTTGAGAGGCTACtgtgatcttgacctttgatcCCCAAATTCTACTCACTTCATCTTTGATTTCAAGTAAACATTAGTTCCAAATATGAAAAGTTTCCCTGGAGGTGTTCCAGAgagataaacaacaaaaaagagatAGACATGTTTAAATAGTTCCAGTGTGTATATTTTAATGCTTTGTGGGTAATCAATCAGCAGGCTTAAGGCAGAAGTCTTCACACATGTACATCACATAGTCCACAGTTAATAAATACAGTACAGCTGGAGAGGAAGCAATCATGAGTCCTAACAACAGGACTCATGTCTGGTGGAACCTGACAGGGACACAGTAGAGGCACATTCAcaacgcaacacacacacacacacacacacacacacacacacacacacacacacacacacacacacacacacacacacacacacacacacacacacacacacacacacacacacacacacacacacacacacacacacacacacacacacacacacacaggtttgttaaaaagaaaacttgTTTGTCAAAATGGATTTTTACTCTACTGCAACCCTTCGATTTGACTTGAGCGACAAAAACATTCACAAACCAATTTCCGAGTATAGTTTAGGTCactaccattttttttttttttctcatgttttcaGCCCAGTCACTGATCCTGGTTTACTCTATAAAGGCAATTACAAGGTAACGTTGTATATATCTGCCACAATCTGCTCATAGCACAGGAAACTGGCACCGACAGGCACATAGGTCCATGTGTAAAAGGTAAGAGGCCGGCGTTCCTCCATGGGCTGATGTCAGGTCCATGAAACACTTCCATTTAGTgtcattaaaacaatatttcactATTGGTTTTCAACACTTAGTTCCCTGTTCTCGAATCCCGTTCTCATGTTGGCAAAATAAAAGGTCCTGGGGTGACTCACATCACAGCTTTAGCACCTTCAGTGTCATTGACGTGTGTTTTAACCCGTGATGACGCTGCATCAAATTAAGCATGAGAGAATTCAAGGCATCTACATGTTTTTCAGAGCAGGTTTTACATTGTTTACGCTCGTGGCACCCGAGACCTGGTGGCTCTGCACAGGAggagtttgaaatgaaacaacttgaGATGGAGAGCGGCCATGTGCACACGAGCAACAGCGGCTCCGCTCAGGGCATGCAGCCCAGCTGACTGTAGACATGCTCCAAGATCTGCGAGTAGGCCTGGTCTTTGGGGGCATGGCAGCTCAGGGAGCCCTGAGGAAGGAGACACACATTGTAGGTCAGATGCAGGAGCTTCAGGAATCCTGACCACATCCCTTTACAGCTAAGGTTACATCCACACTCCTACTTTTCCATTTGAGAATGCACGAATGAGACCTATCACGTGAAATGCATTTTCCAACATGTTAGTTTGGACGTGGATCTAAACTGATACGGAGCCAAAACGTGTGGCCGGAGATCGTTTTTGGCTTGAAAGCGCCATTTTCAAACAGAAACGTAGTAGTATGGATGTGGCCTAAGTTAACATCTATTTTGTCTTCCATTAATCCTACCTTGATCTTGTCCATCATGGTCGTGTCAGGGCACCAGTACTGGCTGAACTGGACGACATCGGGAGCCGCCCTGTAGTAGTCGACCAGCAGCATCTtcggatagaaaaaaaaaacatgtttaatggttatttataaaaaacatgATACGTGTATTGATTTCTCTGTTGCATTTGTTTTCACAGCTCTGACGCTG
Coding sequences within:
- the sh3gl1b gene encoding SH3-domain GRB2-like 1b produces the protein MSVAGLKKQFYKASQMVSEKVGGAEGTKLDEDFRDLERKVDVTSKAVVEVISKTSEYLQPNPASRAKLSMLNTMSKIRGQVKNPGYPQAEGLLGECMGKYGRELGEETNFGGALVDVGEAMKRMAEVKDSLDIDVKQNFIDPLQGLCDKDLREIQHHLKKLEGRRLDYDYKKKRQGKIPDEEVRQALEKFHESKEVAETSMYNLLETDIEQVSQLSSLVESQLQYHRQAVQVLDELSDKLRERMNEAQSQPRREYTPKPKPIYDFGEDNHSNGGYSTSMAPPSSCNSAPEQPSCKALYDFDPENEGELGFREGDIITLTNQIDENWYEGMLNSQSGFFPLNYVDVLIPLPH